The Lonchura striata isolate bLonStr1 chromosome 5, bLonStr1.mat, whole genome shotgun sequence genome window below encodes:
- the ATP6V1F gene encoding V-type proton ATPase subunit F yields MAGRGKLIAVMGDEDTVTGFLLGGIGELDKHRRPNFLVVEKETSLAEIEETFRGFLAREDVGMILISQALAEQIRPAVAAHARALPAVLEIPSKDHPYDPARDSVLRRARGLFAPDELR; encoded by the exons ATGGCGGGCCGTGGGAAGCTGATCGCGGTGATGGGCGACGAGGACACGGTGACCGGGTTTCTGCTGGGCGGCATCGGGGAGCTGGACAAGCACCGGCGGCCCAACTTCCTGGTGGTGGAGAAGGAAACCAGCCTGGCGGAGATCGAGGAGACGTTCCG GGGTTTCCTGGCGCGGGAGGACGTGGGCATGATCCTGATCTCGCAGGCGCTGGCGGAGCAGATCCGGCCGGCGGTCGCAGCCCACGCCCGGGCGCTGCCCGCGGTGCTCGAGATCCCCTCCAAGGACCACCCCTACGACCCGGCCCGGGACTCGGTGCTGCGCCGCGCCCGCGGGCTCTTCGCGCCTGACGAGCTGCGATAA
- the LOC116184413 gene encoding LOW QUALITY PROTEIN: acrosin-like (The sequence of the model RefSeq protein was modified relative to this genomic sequence to represent the inferred CDS: substituted 1 base at 1 genomic stop codon), which yields MASDHSSSDLDYDSMISPADLSRVVAGTGVQPGAWPGIVSIQATWENGTWHMCSGVLLSSQWVLTVAHCFARAGXETAGTEMSLGQGRCPAHSTTCHFPARLGKQKAGKCWAAAARGSAPCHPSVHLLPVTPLSSAPCHPSVHLLPRGISMWKVVIGASDLTQMGPEATVRHIQRLLVHQHYVPATARNDIALVELDRPVECSDYIQLGCVPDASIRVLELKSCYIAGWNFARGELPMGWAGKGLGRGFTTGREGDEYQAAGCSFTSVPTAQGTGMVLQESKVHLMDTELCNSSPWYAGAVHADNLCAGYPQGSIDTCQGDSGGPLVCKDNRADYYWLVGLNSWGRGCDRARHPGIYTSTQHFYNWILLQTGLSPAERAGPAPKPVVTSAPEEEPEEPEEHINLTPEYSQRPAVTSSGTSLPMAFPHQILVQFWNLLQEFLQFWKGKKA from the exons atggcttCCGACCACAGCTCTTCAGATCTTGACTACGACTCCATGATTTCTCCTGCTGACCTGTCCCGTGTTGTGGCTGGCACGGGTGTCCAGCCAGGGGCCTGGCCCGGCATTGTCAGCATCCAGGCCACCTGGGAGAACGGCACGTGGCACATGTGCTCGGGTGTCCTCCTCAGCTCCCAGTGGGTGCTCACGGTCGCACACTGCTTCGCCAGGGCCGGGTAAGaaacagcagggacagagatgtccctggggcagggcaggtgCCCAGCTCACAGCACCACGTGCCACTTCCCTGCCCGCCTTGGGAAGCAGAAGGCCGGGAAatgctgggctgctgcagcccgtggctctgctccctgtcacCCCTCTGTCCATCTGCTCCCTGTCACCCCTCTGTCATCTGCTCCCTGTCACCCCTCTGTCCATCTGCTCCCCAGGGGCATCTCCATGTGGAAGGTGGTGATAGGGGCCTCAGATCTGACTCAGATGGGTCCTGAGGCCACAGTGAGACACATCCAGAGGCTCCTGGTGCACCAGCACTACgtgcctgccacagccaggaATGACATCGCCCTGGTGGAGCTGGACCGgcccgtggagtgcagtgactacATCCAGCTGGGCTGCGTGCCCGACGCCTCCATCAGGGTCTTGGAGCTGAAATCCTGCTACATCGCCGGCTGGAACTTTGCCAGAGGTGAGCTCCCAATGGGAT gggcagggaaaggcctgGGAAGGGGGTTCaccacaggcagggaaggggatgagTACCAAGCTGCAGGGTGCTCATTCACCTCTGTGCCCACAGCTCAGGGAACAGGCATGGTGCTGCAGGAGTCCAAGGTCCACCTCATggacacagagctctgcaaCAGCAGCCCATGGTATGCAGGGGCTGTTCATGCTGACAACCTGTGTGCTGGGTACCCACAGGGCAGCATCGACACCTGCCAG ggggACAGCGGGGGTCCCCTCGTCTGCAAGGACAACAGAGCTGACTACTACTGGCTGGTGGGGTTGAACAGCTGGGGAAGAGGCTGTGACAGAGCCAGGCACCCCGGGATCTACACCTCCACTCAGCacttctacaactggatcctgCTCCAGACGGGCCTGAGCCCAGCAGAAAGAGCTGGTCCAGCACCAAAGCCAGTCGTCACCTCGGCCCCTGAGGAGGAGCCTGAGGAACCAGAGGAACATATCAACTTGACCCCCGAGTACAGTCAGAGACCAGCAGTGACATCCTCGGGCACGTCACTGCCCATGGCATTCCCCCACCAGATCCTGGTGCAATTCTGGAATCTGCTGCAGGAGTTCCTGCAGTTTTGGAAGGGCAAAAAAGCCTGA
- the LOC110479574 gene encoding rab-like protein 2A codes for MATAAEQQGRAAAPEEAPDGAREEAAAGAEQTVKIICLGDSAVGKSKLLERFLLDGFRPQQLSTFALTLYQHRARVGGQEVRVDFWDTAGQERFRSMHASYYHQAHACIMVFDVQRKVTYKNLNSWYKELREFRPEIPCIVVANKIDADMKVTQKSFNFARKFSLPFYFVSAADGTNVVKLFNDAIRLAVAYKQHSGDFMDEVLRELESFDLQNTSKDLSNKEKSCTEEEPSSA; via the exons AtggcgacggcggcggagcagCAGGGCCGGGCCGCGGCCCCGGAGGAAGCCCCGGACGGGGCCCGCGAAGAGGCCGCGGCCGGCGCGGAGCAGACGGTGAAGATCATCTGCCTGGGCGACAGCGCCGTGGGCAAGTCCAA GCTGCTGGAGCGGTTCCTGCTCGATGGCTT ccgcccccagcagctctccacCTTCGCGCTGACGCTGTACCAGCACCGCGCCCGCGTGGGCGGCCAGGAGGTCCGCGTGG ACTTCTGGGACACGGCGGGCCAGGAACGGTTCCGGAGCATGCACGCCTCCTACTACCACCAGGCCCATGCCTGCATCATG GTGTTTGATGTGCAGCGGAAGGTCACCTACAAGAACCTGAACAGCTGGTACAAGGAGCTGCGGGAATTCCGCCCAGAGATTCCGTGCATTGTAGTGGCCAACAAGATTGATG CGGATATGAAGGTGACCCAGAAAAGCTTCAATTTTGCCCGGAAATTCAGTTTGCCCTTTTACTTTGTGTCTGCTGCCGACGGCACCAATGTGGTGAAG CTCTTCAACGACGCCATCAGACTGGCCGTGGCTTACAAACAGCACTCAGGAGACTTCATGGACGAGGTCCTGCGGGAGCTGGAG AGCTTTGACTTGCAGAACACAAGCAAGGATTTGTCAAATAAAGAGAAGAGCTGCACTGAAGAGGAGCCCTCATCTGCCTAG